A single Camelus ferus isolate YT-003-E chromosome 3, BCGSAC_Cfer_1.0, whole genome shotgun sequence DNA region contains:
- the SETD9 gene encoding SET domain-containing protein 9 — MPGRLLRGLWQRWRRYRYRFVPWIALNLSHNPRTLRYVPEESKDKVISDEDVLGTLLKVFQALFINDFNKQSDILTVLPEPVKSKYQDLLSVQHLRVKHLEYSHEEQNTFKPEEILYKTLGFSVARATSSLISAGKGVFITKGLVPKGAVVSMYPGTVYQKFEPIFFQSIGNPFIFRCLDGVLIDGNDKGISKVVYRSCNGRDRLGPLKMSDSTWLTSEIHNPLAVGQYVNNCSNDRAANVCYQEFDVPAVFPIELKQYLPNIAYSNDKQSPLRCVVLVALRDIKQGEELFSNYYTIVS; from the exons ATGCCGGGCCGCCTGCTGCGGGGCCTCTGGCAGCGGTGGCGCCGTTACAGGTACCGCTTCGTACCCTGGATCGCGCTGAACCTAAGCCACAACCCGAG GACCCTCCGATATGTTCCAGAGGAATCCAAAGACAAAGTTATCTCAGATGAAGATGTCCTAGGAACATTACTGAAAGTTTTCCAGGCTCTATTCATAAATGATTTCAATAAACAATCAGATATCTTGACTGTGCTTCCAGAACCTGTTAAATCAAAATATCAAGACCTACTGTCAGTTCAGCATCTGAGGGTGAAACATCTTGAATACAGTCATGAAGAGCAAAATACCTTTAAACCAGAAGAAATTCTTTACAAGACATTGGGTTTCAGTGTTGCCCGAGCAACTAGCTCATTGATTTCTGCTGGGAAAGGTGTCTTCATTACTAAAGGATTGGTACCAAAAGGCGCGGTTGTATCTATGTATCCTG GTACAGTATATCAGAAGTTTGAGCCAATCTTTTTCCAGTCCATTggaaatccatttatttttagatgcCTGGATGGAGTACTCATCGATGGAAATGACAAAGGAATATCCAAAGTCGTGTACAG ATCTTGCAATGGGAGGGATCGACTTGGCCCTTTAAAAATGAGTGATAGTACGTGGCTAACGTCAGAAATTCATAATCCATTGGCTGTAGGACAGTATGTCAACAATTGTTCAAATG ACAGAGCAGCCAATGTCTGTTATCAGGAATTTGATGTGCCTGCAGTTTTCCCTATAGAACTGAAGCAGTATCTTCCAAACATTGCCTACAGCAATGACAAACAAAG tccACTTCGATGTGTCGTTCTTGTCGCACTCAGGGACATCAAACAAGGAGAAGAACTTTTTTCAAACTACTATACAATTGTCAGCTAA